The following proteins are encoded in a genomic region of Agromyces sp. CF514:
- the sdhA gene encoding succinate dehydrogenase flavoprotein subunit, translating to MTSQSAHVETKVVDGVHYHQYDIVIVGAGGAGMRAAIEAGPGAKTAVISKLYPTRSHTGAAQGGMAAALANVEEDSWEWHTFDTVKGGDYLVDQDAAEILAKEAIDAVIDLENMGLPFNRTPEGKIDQRRFGGHTRDHGKAPVRRACYAADRTGHMILQTLFQNCVRLGIEFYNEYYALDIIMTEVDGVEQPSGIVAYELATGELHVFQAKAIIFATGGFGKIYKTTSNAHTLTGDGVGIIWRKGLPLEDMEFFQFHPTGLAGLGILLTEGARGEGAILRNASGERFMERYAPTIKDLAPRDIVARCMVQEVAEGRGAGPHKDYVLLDCTHLGAEVLETKLPDITEFARTYLGVDPVYEPVPVMPTAHYAMGGIPTNVAAEVLRDNDTVVPGLYAAGECACVSVHGSNRLGTNSLLDINVFGKRAGRNAVEYVNSGVDFTPLPEDPAAGIRDMLQLLRDSNGTERIAAIRKELQDEMDKNAQVFRTDESLAHVTNVIAGLRERYKNVAVQDKGKRFNTDLLEAVELGFLLDLAEVVVFSARNRQESRGGHMRDDFPKRDDENFMQHTMAYLSGDAHSADAADHIRLDWKPVTITRYQPMERKY from the coding sequence GTGACGTCCCAGAGCGCACACGTCGAGACGAAGGTCGTCGACGGAGTCCACTACCACCAGTACGACATCGTGATCGTCGGCGCCGGCGGCGCGGGCATGCGTGCCGCGATCGAGGCCGGCCCCGGCGCGAAGACCGCCGTCATCTCGAAGCTCTACCCGACGCGCTCCCACACGGGCGCCGCGCAGGGCGGCATGGCCGCGGCCCTGGCCAACGTCGAAGAGGACAGCTGGGAGTGGCACACCTTCGACACCGTCAAGGGCGGCGACTACCTCGTCGACCAGGACGCGGCCGAGATCCTCGCGAAAGAGGCGATCGACGCGGTCATCGACCTCGAGAACATGGGCCTGCCGTTCAACCGCACGCCCGAGGGCAAGATCGACCAGCGCCGCTTCGGCGGCCACACGCGCGACCACGGCAAGGCGCCCGTGCGCCGGGCCTGCTACGCGGCCGACCGCACCGGCCACATGATCCTGCAGACGCTCTTCCAGAACTGCGTCAGGCTCGGCATCGAGTTCTACAACGAGTACTACGCGCTCGACATCATCATGACCGAGGTCGACGGCGTCGAGCAGCCCTCCGGCATCGTCGCCTACGAGCTCGCGACGGGTGAGCTGCACGTCTTCCAGGCCAAGGCGATCATCTTCGCCACCGGCGGCTTCGGCAAGATCTACAAGACGACCTCCAATGCCCACACCCTGACGGGCGACGGCGTCGGCATCATCTGGCGCAAGGGACTCCCCCTCGAGGACATGGAGTTCTTCCAGTTCCACCCCACCGGCCTCGCAGGCCTCGGCATCCTCCTCACCGAGGGCGCCCGCGGTGAGGGCGCGATCCTCCGCAACGCCTCCGGCGAGCGGTTCATGGAGCGCTACGCCCCCACCATCAAGGACCTCGCGCCCCGCGACATCGTCGCGCGATGCATGGTCCAAGAGGTCGCAGAGGGCCGCGGAGCCGGCCCGCACAAGGACTACGTGCTGCTCGACTGCACGCACCTCGGGGCCGAGGTGCTCGAGACGAAGCTCCCCGACATCACCGAGTTCGCCCGCACGTACCTCGGCGTCGACCCCGTCTACGAGCCCGTCCCCGTGATGCCCACCGCGCACTACGCCATGGGCGGCATCCCGACCAACGTCGCGGCCGAGGTGCTGCGCGACAACGACACCGTCGTGCCCGGCCTCTACGCCGCGGGCGAGTGCGCGTGCGTCTCGGTGCACGGCTCCAACCGCCTCGGCACGAACTCGCTGCTCGACATCAACGTCTTCGGCAAGCGCGCCGGCCGCAACGCGGTCGAGTACGTCAACTCCGGCGTCGACTTCACGCCGCTGCCCGAAGACCCCGCCGCCGGCATCCGCGACATGCTGCAGCTGCTGCGCGACTCGAACGGCACCGAGCGCATCGCCGCGATCCGCAAGGAACTGCAGGACGAGATGGACAAGAACGCCCAGGTGTTCCGCACCGACGAGTCCCTCGCACACGTCACGAACGTCATCGCCGGGCTCCGCGAGCGCTACAAGAACGTCGCCGTCCAGGACAAGGGCAAGCGGTTCAACACCGACCTGCTCGAGGCCGTCGAGCTCGGATTCCTGCTCGACCTCGCCGAGGTCGTCGTCTTCTCGGCCCGCAACCGGCAGGAGAGCCGCGGCGGCCACATGCGCGATGACTTCCCGAAGCGCGACGACGAGAACTTCATGCAGCACACGATGGCCTACCTCTCGGGTGATGCGCACTCGGCCGACGCGGCCGACCACATCCGGCTCGACTGGAAACCCGTGACCATCACCCGATACCAGCCGATGGAGAGGAAGTACTGA
- the sdhC gene encoding succinate dehydrogenase, cytochrome b556 subunit yields MPENSAGTLAAPAKPAKQKPGGTLYRGREGMWSWVLHRITGVAIFFFLLVHILDTALVRVSPEAYNAVIGTYQTPIMGLGEVALVGAIVFHAFNGIRIILVDLWSWATRNQKVLFYIVIALWVVTMLGFAPRHLMNVFSH; encoded by the coding sequence ATGCCAGAGAACTCGGCAGGAACCCTGGCCGCACCCGCGAAGCCGGCGAAACAGAAGCCGGGCGGCACGCTGTATCGCGGCCGAGAGGGAATGTGGTCGTGGGTACTGCACCGGATCACCGGTGTCGCCATCTTCTTCTTCCTCCTGGTGCACATCCTCGACACCGCGCTGGTGCGGGTGAGCCCCGAGGCCTACAACGCCGTCATCGGCACGTACCAGACGCCCATCATGGGCCTCGGCGAGGTCGCCCTCGTCGGCGCGATCGTGTTCCACGCCTTCAACGGCATCCGGATCATCCTCGTAGACCTCTGGTCCTGGGCCACGCGGAACCAGAAGGTGCTCTTCTACATCGTCATCGCCCTCTGGGTCGTCACGATGCTCGGCTTCGCGCCCCGCCACCTCATGAACGTCTTCAGCCACTAA
- a CDS encoding ABC transporter permease produces the protein MSDAQTPAEGKPAASEVPNGGAAPTTDEAPKPQAPEVPEPSRWHTTWQQIATGNAIISVLAVVLALIVGAIMIAFTDEEVQQASVYFFARPGDTFIAIWNSVSGAYSALFQGSIYNFRRDTFALGIKPLTDTLTFATPLIAGGLGVGLAFRVGMFNIGGRGQMLIAASVAGWIGFGFDLPPGIHMFVALVGGLLGGALWGGIAGLLKAKTGAHEVIVTIMLNFVAFYLVSWMLRTPGLLQAPGSSNPKTPAMNDNAIFWNLKGIGYNLHFGFVLAVAATILVWWILSRSSLGFRFRAVGENPNAARVAGINVPSMYVYGMLISGALLGLAGVSQVLGTVTTGFTAGIDAGVGFDAITVALLGRSTPGGIFLAGILFGAFKAGGYSMQAAEGVPIDIVLVVQSLIVLFIAAPPLVRTIFRLPDPTRGPKRPRPIVTKEVAAK, from the coding sequence ATGAGCGACGCCCAGACCCCGGCCGAAGGCAAGCCCGCGGCATCCGAGGTTCCGAACGGCGGTGCCGCCCCCACGACCGACGAGGCGCCGAAGCCGCAGGCTCCCGAGGTGCCCGAGCCCTCCCGCTGGCACACGACGTGGCAGCAGATCGCCACCGGCAACGCGATCATCTCGGTGCTCGCGGTCGTGCTCGCGCTCATCGTCGGCGCCATCATGATCGCGTTCACCGACGAGGAGGTGCAGCAGGCGAGCGTCTACTTCTTCGCACGCCCCGGCGACACGTTCATCGCGATCTGGAACTCGGTCTCCGGCGCGTACTCCGCGCTCTTCCAGGGCTCGATCTACAACTTCCGGCGCGACACGTTCGCGCTCGGCATCAAGCCGCTCACCGACACCCTCACGTTCGCGACGCCGCTCATCGCGGGCGGCCTCGGCGTGGGCCTCGCGTTCCGCGTCGGCATGTTCAACATCGGCGGTCGCGGCCAGATGCTCATCGCGGCATCGGTCGCAGGCTGGATCGGCTTCGGCTTCGACCTGCCGCCGGGCATCCACATGTTCGTCGCTCTCGTCGGCGGCCTGCTCGGCGGTGCGCTCTGGGGCGGCATCGCGGGTCTGCTGAAGGCCAAGACCGGTGCGCACGAGGTGATCGTCACGATCATGCTCAACTTCGTCGCGTTCTACCTCGTCTCCTGGATGCTGCGAACCCCCGGCCTGCTGCAGGCCCCTGGATCCTCGAACCCGAAGACGCCGGCCATGAACGACAACGCGATCTTCTGGAATCTCAAGGGCATCGGCTACAACCTGCACTTCGGATTCGTGCTCGCGGTGGCGGCCACCATCCTCGTGTGGTGGATCCTCAGCCGCTCGAGCCTCGGCTTCCGCTTCCGCGCGGTCGGCGAGAACCCGAACGCGGCACGCGTCGCGGGCATCAACGTGCCCTCGATGTACGTCTACGGCATGCTCATCTCGGGCGCGCTGCTCGGCCTCGCCGGCGTGAGCCAGGTGCTGGGCACCGTGACCACGGGCTTCACGGCCGGCATCGACGCGGGCGTCGGGTTCGACGCGATCACCGTGGCGCTGCTCGGGCGATCGACGCCGGGCGGCATCTTCCTGGCCGGCATCCTGTTCGGCGCGTTCAAGGCCGGCGGCTACTCGATGCAGGCCGCAGAGGGCGTGCCGATCGACATCGTGCTCGTCGTGCAGTCCCTCATCGTGCTCTTCATCGCGGCGCCCCCGCTCGTGCGCACGATCTTCCGCCTGCCCGA
- a CDS encoding BMP family protein gives MSHTRFGFGIALVAASVALVGCQAAPGGTEPTESAGCVRMVTNSGGLEDRSFNQSSWEGLQQAESELGVEAEAIVSTGETDLAPNVEQAVDSGCGLIVTVGWELADPTLDAAGANPDVSFAIVDETVEAENVKPVVFDTAQAAYLAGYLAAGVTKTGVVATFGGGNQPPVTLFMDGFVDGVAKYNEVHGASVRALGWDKAAQDGAFTGDFEDVNKGKTLTQGFIDQGADVILPVAGQVGEGAAAAASEHDGVSVIWVDSDGYDTLPAEFRPIVLTSVLKNTQDAMVQIVGDVQQGAFTNDPYIGTLENGGVEIAPYHDLAPLVSVDLDAEIEGLRQAIIAGDIVVESPSAP, from the coding sequence ATGTCGCACACGAGGTTCGGATTCGGGATCGCGCTCGTCGCGGCATCCGTCGCACTGGTCGGCTGCCAGGCCGCCCCCGGCGGAACGGAGCCGACCGAGAGCGCTGGCTGCGTGCGCATGGTCACGAACTCGGGCGGTCTCGAGGACCGCTCCTTCAACCAGTCGAGCTGGGAGGGCCTGCAGCAGGCCGAGTCCGAGCTCGGCGTCGAGGCCGAGGCGATCGTCTCGACCGGCGAGACCGACCTCGCGCCGAACGTCGAGCAGGCCGTCGACTCGGGGTGCGGCCTGATCGTGACCGTCGGCTGGGAGCTGGCGGATCCGACCCTCGACGCCGCGGGCGCGAACCCCGACGTGTCATTCGCGATCGTCGACGAGACCGTCGAGGCCGAGAACGTCAAGCCCGTCGTGTTCGACACCGCGCAGGCGGCCTACCTCGCCGGATACCTCGCCGCCGGCGTCACGAAGACCGGCGTCGTCGCGACGTTCGGCGGCGGAAACCAGCCGCCCGTGACGCTCTTCATGGACGGCTTCGTCGACGGAGTCGCGAAGTACAACGAGGTGCACGGCGCGAGCGTGCGCGCGCTCGGCTGGGACAAGGCTGCGCAGGACGGCGCGTTCACGGGCGACTTCGAAGACGTGAACAAGGGCAAGACCCTCACGCAGGGCTTCATCGACCAGGGCGCCGACGTGATCCTGCCGGTCGCGGGCCAGGTCGGCGAGGGCGCGGCCGCGGCGGCCTCCGAGCACGACGGCGTCTCGGTGATCTGGGTCGACAGCGACGGCTACGACACACTTCCGGCCGAGTTCCGCCCGATCGTGCTCACGAGCGTGCTGAAGAACACGCAGGACGCGATGGTCCAGATCGTCGGCGACGTGCAGCAGGGCGCGTTCACGAACGACCCGTACATCGGCACGCTCGAGAACGGCGGCGTCGAGATCGCGCCGTACCACGATCTCGCGCCGCTCGTGAGCGTCGACCTCGACGCCGAGATCGAGGGGCTCCGACAGGCGATCATCGCCGGGGACATCGTCGTCGAGTCGCCGAGCGCGCCCTGA
- a CDS encoding ABC transporter ATP-binding protein — protein sequence MKLELRGITKRFGSLVANDHIDLTVEAGEIHCLLGENGAGKSTLMNVLYGLYQADEGEILLDDEVQHFAGPGDAMAAGIGMVHQHFMLIPVFTVAENVMLGNEATKGGGFLDLDSARRRVREISERFGFDVDPDALVDDLPVGVQQRVEIIKALSRDAKVLVFDEPTAVLTPQETDELMQIMRQLKSSGTSIVFITHKLREVREVADRITVIRLGKVVGEASPTASNSELASLMVGRAVELTVHKDEPKLGEPLLVVEGLTVIDAIGQLVVNDVSFEVRQGEILAVAGVQGNGQTELTEALVGLQPRVRGSIKLDGVELTTEGVRKILDSGVGFVPEDRNEDGLVGEFTIAENLMLDRSDGAPFVKAGNIQRGLLAEFARDKVKEFDVRTQGIDEKVRQLSGGNAQKVVLARELSRDLSLLVAAQPTRGVDVGSIEFIHKRIVETRDRGVPVVVVSTELDEVAALADRIMVMYRGKVVGIVPGDTPRDVLGLMMAGEQPAEGAAA from the coding sequence ATGAAGCTCGAACTCCGCGGTATCACGAAGCGGTTCGGCAGCCTGGTCGCGAACGACCATATCGACCTCACCGTCGAGGCCGGCGAAATCCATTGCCTGCTCGGCGAGAACGGTGCGGGCAAGTCGACGCTGATGAACGTGCTCTACGGCCTCTACCAGGCCGACGAGGGCGAGATCCTCCTCGACGACGAGGTGCAGCACTTCGCCGGTCCGGGCGATGCGATGGCGGCCGGCATCGGCATGGTGCACCAGCACTTCATGCTCATCCCCGTGTTCACGGTGGCCGAGAACGTCATGCTCGGCAACGAGGCGACCAAGGGCGGCGGGTTCCTCGACCTCGACTCCGCGCGGCGCCGCGTGCGCGAGATCAGCGAGCGGTTCGGGTTCGACGTCGACCCCGACGCCCTGGTCGACGACCTCCCGGTCGGCGTGCAGCAGCGCGTCGAGATCATCAAGGCGCTCTCGCGCGACGCCAAGGTGCTCGTGTTCGACGAGCCGACGGCCGTGCTCACGCCCCAGGAGACCGACGAGCTCATGCAGATCATGCGCCAGCTCAAGTCCTCGGGCACCTCGATCGTCTTCATCACGCACAAGCTGCGCGAGGTGCGCGAGGTCGCCGACCGCATCACGGTCATCCGCCTCGGCAAGGTCGTCGGCGAGGCGTCGCCGACCGCGTCGAACAGCGAGCTCGCCTCGCTCATGGTCGGCCGCGCCGTCGAGCTCACCGTGCACAAGGACGAGCCGAAGCTCGGCGAGCCGCTGCTCGTGGTCGAGGGCCTCACCGTCATCGACGCGATCGGCCAGCTCGTCGTCAACGACGTGAGCTTCGAGGTCCGCCAGGGCGAGATCCTCGCAGTCGCCGGCGTGCAGGGCAACGGCCAGACCGAGCTCACCGAGGCGCTCGTCGGCCTGCAGCCCCGTGTGCGCGGCTCGATCAAGCTCGACGGCGTCGAGCTCACGACCGAGGGCGTGCGCAAGATCCTCGACTCCGGTGTCGGGTTCGTGCCCGAAGACCGCAATGAAGACGGCCTGGTCGGCGAGTTCACGATCGCCGAGAACCTGATGCTCGACCGCTCCGACGGAGCCCCCTTCGTCAAGGCGGGCAACATCCAGCGCGGCCTGCTCGCCGAGTTCGCCCGAGACAAGGTGAAGGAGTTCGACGTCCGCACCCAGGGCATCGACGAGAAGGTGCGACAGCTCTCGGGCGGCAACGCGCAGAAGGTCGTGCTCGCACGCGAACTCAGCCGCGACCTCAGCCTGCTCGTGGCCGCACAGCCCACGCGCGGCGTCGACGTCGGTTCGATCGAATTCATCCACAAGCGCATCGTCGAGACCCGCGACCGCGGCGTCCCCGTGGTCGTCGTGTCGACCGAGCTCGACGAGGTCGCCGCGCTCGCCGACCGCATCATGGTCATGTACCGCGGCAAGGTGGTCGGCATCGTGCCGGGCGACACCCCGCGCGATGTGCTCGGCCTCATGATGGCCGGCGAGCAGCCTGCAGAAGGAGCGGCAGCATGA
- a CDS encoding succinate dehydrogenase hydrophobic membrane anchor subunit has translation MSVIEAPRSQAPRTRTRGPNLEKWGWIYMRASGVVLLVLIFGHLFVNLLVGEGVKAIDFGFVGGKWADPFWQWWDVLMLWLALIHGANGMRTIVNDYTNPGTTQKVLKGALFLAATVLIVLGTLVVFTFDPCPAGSPADLLPSFCPAA, from the coding sequence ATGTCCGTCATCGAAGCGCCTCGCAGCCAGGCACCCCGCACCCGCACCCGCGGGCCCAACCTCGAGAAGTGGGGCTGGATCTACATGCGTGCGAGCGGCGTCGTGCTGCTCGTGCTCATCTTCGGCCACCTCTTCGTCAACCTCCTCGTCGGCGAGGGCGTCAAGGCCATCGACTTCGGGTTCGTGGGCGGCAAGTGGGCCGACCCGTTCTGGCAGTGGTGGGACGTGCTGATGCTGTGGCTCGCCCTCATCCACGGCGCCAACGGCATGCGCACCATCGTGAACGACTACACGAACCCCGGCACGACGCAGAAGGTGCTGAAGGGCGCGCTGTTCCTCGCGGCGACCGTGCTCATCGTGCTCGGCACGCTCGTGGTCTTCACGTTCGACCCGTGCCCCGCAGGCTCCCCCGCCGACCTGCTTCCCTCGTTCTGCCCCGCTGCCTAG
- a CDS encoding mannose-1-phosphate guanylyltransferase, translating to MSPRAEPLDDFYTVIPAGGVGSRLWPLSRADAPKFLHDLTGSGQTLLKDTWDRLAPLSGDRRVMVVTGRAHRAAVEAQLPDLVDENVVLESEPRDSTAAIGLAAAILERREPGVIIGSFAADHVISGEALFRSAVVDAVAAARAGYIATIGITPTEPAVGFGYIECGPELSVPGAKRVELVQSFVEKPDLDTARRYVEGGAHLWNAGMFIAKASTLLDEIARTRPELHAGLVELAAAWDDTATRGPAVDRIWPRLEKIAIDYSVAEPAADAGRLVVVRGHFQWDDVGDFASLAKLNSSGRSGELAILGEHARVLADASSGIVVSRSKRVISLIGVQDIVVVDTPDALLVTTSEHAQRVKAVVDALRLGGSGDVL from the coding sequence ATGTCTCCGCGTGCAGAACCTCTCGACGACTTCTACACCGTGATCCCCGCGGGCGGGGTCGGGTCGCGGCTGTGGCCGCTCTCCCGAGCCGACGCCCCGAAGTTCCTGCACGATCTCACCGGCTCCGGGCAGACCCTCCTCAAGGACACGTGGGATCGCCTCGCGCCGCTCTCGGGCGACCGGCGCGTCATGGTGGTCACGGGCCGGGCGCACCGCGCCGCGGTCGAGGCGCAGCTGCCCGACCTCGTCGACGAGAACGTCGTGCTCGAGAGCGAGCCCCGCGACTCGACGGCCGCCATCGGCCTCGCCGCCGCGATCCTCGAGCGGCGCGAACCCGGCGTGATCATCGGGTCGTTCGCCGCCGACCATGTGATCTCGGGCGAGGCGCTGTTCCGGTCCGCGGTCGTCGACGCGGTCGCGGCGGCGCGCGCCGGCTACATCGCGACGATCGGCATCACGCCGACCGAGCCCGCGGTGGGTTTCGGCTACATCGAGTGCGGCCCCGAGCTTTCGGTACCCGGCGCCAAGCGGGTCGAGCTCGTGCAGAGCTTCGTCGAGAAGCCCGACCTCGACACCGCGCGCCGATACGTCGAGGGCGGCGCGCACCTCTGGAACGCGGGCATGTTCATCGCGAAGGCGTCCACGCTCCTCGACGAGATCGCCCGAACGCGGCCCGAGCTGCACGCGGGCCTCGTCGAGCTCGCAGCGGCGTGGGACGACACCGCGACGCGCGGCCCGGCGGTCGACCGCATCTGGCCGAGGCTCGAGAAGATCGCGATCGACTACTCGGTCGCCGAGCCCGCGGCCGACGCAGGCAGGCTCGTGGTCGTGCGCGGCCACTTCCAGTGGGACGACGTCGGCGACTTCGCGTCGCTCGCCAAGCTCAACTCGTCGGGTCGATCCGGCGAGCTCGCGATCCTCGGCGAGCACGCGCGGGTGCTCGCCGACGCCTCGAGCGGCATCGTGGTCAGCCGTTCCAAGCGCGTCATCAGCCTCATCGGCGTGCAGGACATCGTCGTGGTCGACACGCCCGACGCGCTGCTCGTGACCACGAGCGAGCACGCGCAGCGCGTGAAGGCCGTCGTCGACGCGCTCCGCCTCGGCGGCTCCGGCGACGTGCTCTAG
- a CDS encoding BMP family protein gives MKVTTKKAGIAGLALLGSVALLAGCASAPEESAAPTAEAIEGFQPCMVSDAGGFDDKSFNQLGFEGITKASEELGVEAITVESKDETEYAPNLASLVDQGCTVIVTVGFALSAATVESATANPDIEYVIIDDAADNDFDGTVDADNIKPILFDTAQAAFLAGYAAADFTETGVVGTYGGMNFPTVSIFMDGFAQGVQFYDEAKGTDVKVVGWDTAKQDGSFTGGFEANDQARQTAQALIDQNIDVLLPVGGPIYQSGAAAIRDSGRDIAMIGVDADLTETDPSVADLILTSILKGIDVATYDSVLAAGKGDFDPSAYIGTLENEGVGIAPFHDFESKVSDTLQGELDDLQAQIISGDVAVKSYLNQ, from the coding sequence GTGAAGGTCACGACCAAGAAGGCCGGAATCGCCGGTCTCGCGCTGCTCGGCAGCGTCGCTCTGCTCGCCGGTTGCGCGTCGGCGCCCGAAGAGTCCGCGGCTCCCACGGCCGAGGCGATCGAGGGCTTCCAGCCCTGCATGGTCTCCGACGCGGGCGGCTTCGACGACAAGTCCTTCAACCAGCTCGGCTTCGAGGGCATCACCAAGGCGTCCGAGGAGCTCGGCGTCGAGGCGATCACGGTCGAGTCGAAGGACGAGACCGAGTACGCGCCGAACCTCGCGAGCCTCGTCGACCAGGGCTGCACCGTCATCGTGACCGTCGGCTTCGCGCTCTCGGCCGCGACGGTCGAGTCGGCCACTGCCAACCCCGACATCGAGTACGTCATCATCGACGACGCCGCCGACAACGACTTCGACGGCACCGTCGACGCCGACAACATCAAGCCGATCCTCTTCGACACCGCCCAGGCCGCGTTCCTCGCCGGCTACGCGGCGGCCGACTTCACCGAGACCGGCGTCGTGGGCACCTACGGCGGCATGAACTTCCCGACCGTGTCGATCTTCATGGACGGCTTCGCACAGGGCGTCCAGTTCTACGACGAGGCCAAGGGCACCGACGTCAAGGTCGTCGGCTGGGACACCGCCAAGCAGGACGGCTCCTTCACCGGCGGCTTCGAGGCCAACGACCAGGCCCGCCAGACCGCGCAGGCGCTCATCGACCAGAACATCGACGTGCTGCTGCCCGTCGGCGGCCCGATCTACCAGTCGGGTGCCGCCGCCATCCGCGACTCCGGCCGTGACATCGCGATGATCGGCGTCGACGCCGACCTCACCGAGACCGACCCCTCGGTCGCCGACCTGATCCTCACCTCGATCCTCAAGGGCATCGACGTGGCGACCTACGACTCGGTGCTCGCCGCAGGCAAGGGCGACTTCGACCCGTCCGCCTACATCGGCACGCTCGAGAACGAGGGCGTCGGCATCGCGCCGTTCCACGACTTCGAGTCCAAGGTCTCCGACACGCTCCAGGGCGAGCTCGACGACCTGCAGGCCCAGATCATCTCGGGTGACGTGGCCGTCAAGTCGTACCTCAACCAGTAG